Proteins encoded by one window of Antechinus flavipes isolate AdamAnt ecotype Samford, QLD, Australia chromosome 4, AdamAnt_v2, whole genome shotgun sequence:
- the CD55 gene encoding complement decay-accelerating factor isoform X3 has protein sequence MSPAFPSAPPTLGLLGLFSLLLLLYLPAAQGACSIPPEIPNAKPELNSLTSFPVNSTITYKCNEGFVKIPGKSDSVVCLQSNKWSKLSEFCNRTCNVPPSLRFASLKKQFSKQNYFPVGFTVQYECRPGYKRDNSLPAKLTCLQTSMWSNPSEFCKRKSCSTPPDLLHGQVSVTSDILLGSTITFTCNEGYRLVGAQDSQCILMDKNVVWSDPHPECTEILCHEPPKIAHGGIKETQDSYKYGSSVTYMCSEGFSLIGEKSIHCTIKDEQGEWSGPLPECKAEKSTTTNAPATDALATHVPPTGQVNATKAPATHALPTKKASATKAPVTDVPATPDPPTGQADSTKAPVTDAPATHAPPTGQAAATKAVVTDAPATHAPPTGQADATKAPATHAPPTGQADATKAPATHAPPTGQADATKAPATHTPPTGQADATKAPATHAPPTGQADATKAPATHAPPTGQADATNAPVTDAPATHAPPTGQADATKTAATDASGKPVPPTVQDDSTKAPATNTPVTDAPPTGQVDATKAPATDAPAIAVPPTGQADATKAPATPAPPVDQAITTNAPATPTPPIEQTNITNGPAILIQPTEQANASNAPAMPISPKEQTNITNAPVTQTPVTQQARTTHATVKSTTSTTKRSTTTRSSTRIVTTHHSTTTASFHTTRPSSTKFHGKENAPSGGAINRSGNTCIILALLIMKLLTAG, from the exons ATGAGCCCCGCGTTCCCCAGTGCACCCCCGACGCTGGGGCTTCTCGGGCTCTTCTCGCTATTGCTGCTGCTGTACTTGCCCGCGGCTCAAG GTGCCTGCAGTATCCCTCCAGAAATACCTAACGCCAAGCCAGAACTGAACAGCCTAACAAGTTTTCCTGTTAATAGCACTATAACATACAAATGTAATGAAGGATTTGTAAAAATTCCTGGCAAGTCAGACTCAGTGGTTTGTCTTCAATCCAATAAGTGGTCAAAATTATCAGAATTTTGTAATC GTACTTGTAACGTTCCACCTTCATTACGCTTTGCTTCACTCAAAAAACAATTTAGTAAACAGAACTACTTTCCAGTGGGTTTCACTGTGCAATATGAGTGCCGGCCAGGATATAAAAGAGATAATAGTCTGCCAGCAAAGCTCACTTGCCTTCAGACTTCAATGTGGTCCAATCCTTCTGAATTTTGTAAAA gaaaatcatgttCAACTCCTCCAGATCTGCTACATGGTCAAGTCAGTGTAACAAGTGACATCTTATTGGGTTCAACAATCACCTTTACTTGTAATGAAGG aTATAGGTTAGTAGGGGCACAAGATAGCCAATGTATTCTTATGGATAAAAATGTTGTTTGGAGTGACCCACATCCAGAATGCACAG aaattttATGTCATGAACCTCCAAAAATTGCGCATGGAGGAATCAAAGAAACTCAGGACAGTTATAAATATGGATCATCTGTAACTTATATGTGTAGTGAAGGCTTTTCACTTATTGGGGAGAAATCTATTCATTGTACTATAAAAGATGAACAAGGAGAATGGAGTGGGCCTCTCCCTGAATGCAAAG CTGAAAAATCTACCACAACAAATGCTCCAGCAACTGATGCTCTAGCAACCCATGTTCCACCAACAGGGCAGGTCAATGCTACAAAAGCTCCAGCAACCCATGCTCTACCAACAAAGAAAGCCAGTGCCACTAAAGCTCCAGTAACTGATGTTCCAGCAACACCTGATCCACCAACAGGGCAGGCCGATTCCACAAAGGCTCCAGTCACTGATGCTCCAGCAACCCATGCTCCACCAACAGGGCAGGCTGCTGCCACAAAGGCTGTAGTAACTGATGCTCCAGCAACCCATGCTCCACCAACAGGGCAGGCCGATGCCACAAAAGCTCCAGCAACCCACGCTCCACCAACAGGGCAGGCCGATGCCACAAAAGCTCCAGCAACCCACGCTCCACCAACAGGGCAGGCCGATGCCACCAAAGCTCCAGCAACCCACACTCCACCAACAGGGCAGGCCGATGCCACCAAAGCTCCAGCAACCCATGCTCCACCAACAGGGCAGGCCGATGCCACAAAAGCTCCAGCAACCCATGCTCCACCAACAGGGCAGGCCGATGCTACAAATGCTCCAGTAACTGATGCTCCAGCAACCCATGCTCCACCAACAGGTCAGGCAGACGCTACAAAGACTGCAGCAACTGATGCTTCAGGAAAGCctgttccaccaacagtgcaggATGACTCCACAAAGGCTCCAGCAACCAACACTCCAGTAACTGATGCTCCACCAACAGGGCAGGTAGATGCCACAAAGGCTCCAGCAACTGATGCTCCAGCAATAGCTGTTCCACCAACAGGGCAGGCAGATGCCACAAAGGCTCCAGCAACACCTGCTCCCCCAGTAGATCAGGCCATCACTACAAATGCTCCAGCAACACCTACCCCACCAATAGAACAGACCAATATCACAAATGGTCCAGCAATACTCATCCAGCCAACAGAACAGGCTAATGCCTCAAATGCTCCAGCAATGCCCATCTCTCCAAAAGAACAAACCAACATCACAAATGCTCCAGTCACACAGACTCCAGTGACACAGCAGGCCAGAACAACCCATGCTACTGTAAAATCCACCACATCAACAACCAAAAGATCCACCACAACTCGAAGTTCTACCAGAATTGTCACAACTCATCATTCTACCACTACTGCATCTTTTCACACAACTAGACCCAGCTCTACAAAAtttcatggaaaagaaaatgctcCTTCAG GTGGTGCCATTAATAGATCTG gaaatacatgtataatcttggCACTGTTGATTATGAAACTATTAACGGCTGGCTAA
- the CD55 gene encoding complement decay-accelerating factor isoform X1 yields MSPAFPSAPPTLGLLGLFSLLLLLYLPAAQGACSIPPEIPNAKPELNSLTSFPVNSTITYKCNEGFVKIPGKSDSVVCLQSNKWSKLSEFCNRTCNVPPSLRFASLKKQFSKQNYFPVGFTVQYECRPGYKRDNSLPAKLTCLQTSMWSNPSEFCKRKSCSTPPDLLHGQVSVTSDILLGSTITFTCNEGYRLVGAQDSQCILMDKNVVWSDPHPECTEILCHEPPKIAHGGIKETQDSYKYGSSVTYMCSEGFSLIGEKSIHCTIKDEQGEWSGPLPECKAEKSTTTNAPATDALATHVPPTGQVNATKAPATHALPTKKASATKAPVTDVPATPDPPTGQADSTKAPVTDAPATHAPPTGQAAATKAVVTDAPATHAPPTGQADATKAPATHAPPTGQADATKAPATHAPPTGQADATKAPATHTPPTGQADATKAPATHAPPTGQADATKAPATHAPPTGQADATNAPVTDAPATHAPPTGQADATKTAATDASGKPVPPTVQDDSTKAPATNTPVTDAPPTGQVDATKAPATDAPAIAVPPTGQADATKAPATPAPPVDQAITTNAPATPTPPIEQTNITNGPAILIQPTEQANASNAPAMPISPKEQTNITNAPVTQTPVTQQARTTHATVKSTTSTTKRSTTTRSSTRIVTTHHSTTTASFHTTRPSSTKFHGKENAPSGGAINRSGIGVGLIVLAVLIILPVFIKLLCYSGKSGSYNIHEINKELNVFLPDKMESGKPTEEIHV; encoded by the exons ATGAGCCCCGCGTTCCCCAGTGCACCCCCGACGCTGGGGCTTCTCGGGCTCTTCTCGCTATTGCTGCTGCTGTACTTGCCCGCGGCTCAAG GTGCCTGCAGTATCCCTCCAGAAATACCTAACGCCAAGCCAGAACTGAACAGCCTAACAAGTTTTCCTGTTAATAGCACTATAACATACAAATGTAATGAAGGATTTGTAAAAATTCCTGGCAAGTCAGACTCAGTGGTTTGTCTTCAATCCAATAAGTGGTCAAAATTATCAGAATTTTGTAATC GTACTTGTAACGTTCCACCTTCATTACGCTTTGCTTCACTCAAAAAACAATTTAGTAAACAGAACTACTTTCCAGTGGGTTTCACTGTGCAATATGAGTGCCGGCCAGGATATAAAAGAGATAATAGTCTGCCAGCAAAGCTCACTTGCCTTCAGACTTCAATGTGGTCCAATCCTTCTGAATTTTGTAAAA gaaaatcatgttCAACTCCTCCAGATCTGCTACATGGTCAAGTCAGTGTAACAAGTGACATCTTATTGGGTTCAACAATCACCTTTACTTGTAATGAAGG aTATAGGTTAGTAGGGGCACAAGATAGCCAATGTATTCTTATGGATAAAAATGTTGTTTGGAGTGACCCACATCCAGAATGCACAG aaattttATGTCATGAACCTCCAAAAATTGCGCATGGAGGAATCAAAGAAACTCAGGACAGTTATAAATATGGATCATCTGTAACTTATATGTGTAGTGAAGGCTTTTCACTTATTGGGGAGAAATCTATTCATTGTACTATAAAAGATGAACAAGGAGAATGGAGTGGGCCTCTCCCTGAATGCAAAG CTGAAAAATCTACCACAACAAATGCTCCAGCAACTGATGCTCTAGCAACCCATGTTCCACCAACAGGGCAGGTCAATGCTACAAAAGCTCCAGCAACCCATGCTCTACCAACAAAGAAAGCCAGTGCCACTAAAGCTCCAGTAACTGATGTTCCAGCAACACCTGATCCACCAACAGGGCAGGCCGATTCCACAAAGGCTCCAGTCACTGATGCTCCAGCAACCCATGCTCCACCAACAGGGCAGGCTGCTGCCACAAAGGCTGTAGTAACTGATGCTCCAGCAACCCATGCTCCACCAACAGGGCAGGCCGATGCCACAAAAGCTCCAGCAACCCACGCTCCACCAACAGGGCAGGCCGATGCCACAAAAGCTCCAGCAACCCACGCTCCACCAACAGGGCAGGCCGATGCCACCAAAGCTCCAGCAACCCACACTCCACCAACAGGGCAGGCCGATGCCACCAAAGCTCCAGCAACCCATGCTCCACCAACAGGGCAGGCCGATGCCACAAAAGCTCCAGCAACCCATGCTCCACCAACAGGGCAGGCCGATGCTACAAATGCTCCAGTAACTGATGCTCCAGCAACCCATGCTCCACCAACAGGTCAGGCAGACGCTACAAAGACTGCAGCAACTGATGCTTCAGGAAAGCctgttccaccaacagtgcaggATGACTCCACAAAGGCTCCAGCAACCAACACTCCAGTAACTGATGCTCCACCAACAGGGCAGGTAGATGCCACAAAGGCTCCAGCAACTGATGCTCCAGCAATAGCTGTTCCACCAACAGGGCAGGCAGATGCCACAAAGGCTCCAGCAACACCTGCTCCCCCAGTAGATCAGGCCATCACTACAAATGCTCCAGCAACACCTACCCCACCAATAGAACAGACCAATATCACAAATGGTCCAGCAATACTCATCCAGCCAACAGAACAGGCTAATGCCTCAAATGCTCCAGCAATGCCCATCTCTCCAAAAGAACAAACCAACATCACAAATGCTCCAGTCACACAGACTCCAGTGACACAGCAGGCCAGAACAACCCATGCTACTGTAAAATCCACCACATCAACAACCAAAAGATCCACCACAACTCGAAGTTCTACCAGAATTGTCACAACTCATCATTCTACCACTACTGCATCTTTTCACACAACTAGACCCAGCTCTACAAAAtttcatggaaaagaaaatgctcCTTCAG GTGGTGCCATTAATAGATCTG gaatTGGTGTTGGTCTCATAGTATTGGCTGTTCTAATAATACTTCCGGTTTTCATCAAACTTCTTTGTTACTCTGGGAAATCAGG CTCTTACAATATTCATGAGATCAACAAAGAACTTAATGTTTTCTTACCTGATAAAATGGAATCGGGCAAGCCCACTGAA gaaatacatgtataa
- the CD55 gene encoding complement decay-accelerating factor isoform X2, which produces MSPAFPSAPPTLGLLGLFSLLLLLYLPAAQGACSIPPEIPNAKPELNSLTSFPVNSTITYKCNEGFVKIPGKSDSVVCLQSNKWSKLSEFCNRTCNVPPSLRFASLKKQFSKQNYFPVGFTVQYECRPGYKRDNSLPAKLTCLQTSMWSNPSEFCKRKSCSTPPDLLHGQVSVTSDILLGSTITFTCNEGYRLVGAQDSQCILMDKNVVWSDPHPECTEILCHEPPKIAHGGIKETQDSYKYGSSVTYMCSEGFSLIGEKSIHCTIKDEQGEWSGPLPECKAEKSTTTNAPATDALATHVPPTGQVNATKAPATHALPTKKASATKAPVTDVPATPDPPTGQADSTKAPVTDAPATHAPPTGQAAATKAVVTDAPATHAPPTGQADATKAPATHAPPTGQADATKAPATHAPPTGQADATKAPATHTPPTGQADATKAPATHAPPTGQADATKAPATHAPPTGQADATNAPVTDAPATHAPPTGQADATKTAATDASGKPVPPTVQDDSTKAPATNTPVTDAPPTGQADATKAPATPAPPVDQAITTNAPATPTPPIEQTNITNGPAILIQPTEQANASNAPAMPISPKEQTNITNAPVTQTPVTQQARTTHATVKSTTSTTKRSTTTRSSTRIVTTHHSTTTASFHTTRPSSTKFHGKENAPSGGAINRSGIGVGLIVLAVLIILPVFIKLLCYSGKSGSYNIHEINKELNVFLPDKMESGKPTEVRTW; this is translated from the exons ATGAGCCCCGCGTTCCCCAGTGCACCCCCGACGCTGGGGCTTCTCGGGCTCTTCTCGCTATTGCTGCTGCTGTACTTGCCCGCGGCTCAAG GTGCCTGCAGTATCCCTCCAGAAATACCTAACGCCAAGCCAGAACTGAACAGCCTAACAAGTTTTCCTGTTAATAGCACTATAACATACAAATGTAATGAAGGATTTGTAAAAATTCCTGGCAAGTCAGACTCAGTGGTTTGTCTTCAATCCAATAAGTGGTCAAAATTATCAGAATTTTGTAATC GTACTTGTAACGTTCCACCTTCATTACGCTTTGCTTCACTCAAAAAACAATTTAGTAAACAGAACTACTTTCCAGTGGGTTTCACTGTGCAATATGAGTGCCGGCCAGGATATAAAAGAGATAATAGTCTGCCAGCAAAGCTCACTTGCCTTCAGACTTCAATGTGGTCCAATCCTTCTGAATTTTGTAAAA gaaaatcatgttCAACTCCTCCAGATCTGCTACATGGTCAAGTCAGTGTAACAAGTGACATCTTATTGGGTTCAACAATCACCTTTACTTGTAATGAAGG aTATAGGTTAGTAGGGGCACAAGATAGCCAATGTATTCTTATGGATAAAAATGTTGTTTGGAGTGACCCACATCCAGAATGCACAG aaattttATGTCATGAACCTCCAAAAATTGCGCATGGAGGAATCAAAGAAACTCAGGACAGTTATAAATATGGATCATCTGTAACTTATATGTGTAGTGAAGGCTTTTCACTTATTGGGGAGAAATCTATTCATTGTACTATAAAAGATGAACAAGGAGAATGGAGTGGGCCTCTCCCTGAATGCAAAG CTGAAAAATCTACCACAACAAATGCTCCAGCAACTGATGCTCTAGCAACCCATGTTCCACCAACAGGGCAGGTCAATGCTACAAAAGCTCCAGCAACCCATGCTCTACCAACAAAGAAAGCCAGTGCCACTAAAGCTCCAGTAACTGATGTTCCAGCAACACCTGATCCACCAACAGGGCAGGCCGATTCCACAAAGGCTCCAGTCACTGATGCTCCAGCAACCCATGCTCCACCAACAGGGCAGGCTGCTGCCACAAAGGCTGTAGTAACTGATGCTCCAGCAACCCATGCTCCACCAACAGGGCAGGCCGATGCCACAAAAGCTCCAGCAACCCACGCTCCACCAACAGGGCAGGCCGATGCCACAAAAGCTCCAGCAACCCACGCTCCACCAACAGGGCAGGCCGATGCCACCAAAGCTCCAGCAACCCACACTCCACCAACAGGGCAGGCCGATGCCACCAAAGCTCCAGCAACCCATGCTCCACCAACAGGGCAGGCCGATGCCACAAAAGCTCCAGCAACCCATGCTCCACCAACAGGGCAGGCCGATGCTACAAATGCTCCAGTAACTGATGCTCCAGCAACCCATGCTCCACCAACAGGTCAGGCAGACGCTACAAAGACTGCAGCAACTGATGCTTCAGGAAAGCctgttccaccaacagtgcaggATGACTCCACAAAGGCTCCAGCAACCAACACTCCAGTAACTGATGCTCCACCAACAGGGCAG GCAGATGCCACAAAGGCTCCAGCAACACCTGCTCCCCCAGTAGATCAGGCCATCACTACAAATGCTCCAGCAACACCTACCCCACCAATAGAACAGACCAATATCACAAATGGTCCAGCAATACTCATCCAGCCAACAGAACAGGCTAATGCCTCAAATGCTCCAGCAATGCCCATCTCTCCAAAAGAACAAACCAACATCACAAATGCTCCAGTCACACAGACTCCAGTGACACAGCAGGCCAGAACAACCCATGCTACTGTAAAATCCACCACATCAACAACCAAAAGATCCACCACAACTCGAAGTTCTACCAGAATTGTCACAACTCATCATTCTACCACTACTGCATCTTTTCACACAACTAGACCCAGCTCTACAAAAtttcatggaaaagaaaatgctcCTTCAG GTGGTGCCATTAATAGATCTG gaatTGGTGTTGGTCTCATAGTATTGGCTGTTCTAATAATACTTCCGGTTTTCATCAAACTTCTTTGTTACTCTGGGAAATCAGG CTCTTACAATATTCATGAGATCAACAAAGAACTTAATGTTTTCTTACCTGATAAAATGGAATCGGGCAAGCCCACTGAAGTAAGAACttggtaa